Proteins encoded within one genomic window of Rubripirellula tenax:
- a CDS encoding calcium/sodium antiporter: MLVALSIVAGLVLLVVGGELLVRGAASLAAAFKISPLVIGLTVVAFGTSAPELGVSLQASLSGNGDVAIGNVVGSNIINVLLILGVAAMVAPLVVSSQLIRKDVPLMIAASLAVWWMAADGALVRWEGAVMFASLLAYIVHSVIASRKENKLVQSEFEEYSSSITSKKDLLIQVAFLISGLILLGVGSNLLVNGATKVAVALGVSQLVIGLTVVAIGTSLPEMVTSVVASYRGQRDIAVGNVVGSNLFNILCVLSLTSLVSPKPIPVDPTAIEFDIPIMVAVALICFPVFATGHLVRRWEGGMLLVYYVAYSAIIVLAATASPLIGSLGPIVTYGVLPLTILTFAATFFVGRRK, encoded by the coding sequence ATGTTGGTTGCCCTTAGCATCGTTGCCGGATTGGTTCTGTTGGTTGTCGGAGGCGAGTTGCTAGTTCGCGGCGCGGCGTCGTTGGCCGCAGCGTTCAAGATTTCACCGCTCGTGATTGGCTTGACAGTGGTCGCGTTCGGGACCAGTGCCCCGGAATTGGGCGTCAGCCTGCAAGCATCGCTCTCAGGCAACGGCGACGTCGCGATCGGGAACGTGGTTGGCAGCAACATCATCAACGTGCTATTGATTTTGGGCGTCGCCGCGATGGTTGCGCCGCTTGTCGTTTCGAGTCAATTGATTCGCAAAGACGTGCCATTGATGATCGCCGCGTCGCTGGCAGTTTGGTGGATGGCGGCCGACGGCGCTCTCGTTCGCTGGGAAGGCGCCGTCATGTTCGCGTCATTGTTGGCGTACATCGTGCATAGCGTCATCGCCAGCCGCAAAGAAAACAAATTGGTTCAAAGCGAATTCGAAGAATACAGCAGCTCAATCACGTCGAAGAAAGATCTGCTGATCCAAGTCGCATTCTTGATCAGCGGATTGATCTTGCTAGGTGTCGGATCCAACCTGCTGGTCAACGGTGCGACCAAAGTCGCCGTGGCGTTGGGTGTTAGCCAATTGGTGATCGGGTTGACCGTTGTTGCCATCGGCACTTCGTTACCCGAAATGGTGACGTCGGTCGTTGCCAGCTATCGCGGTCAACGCGACATCGCCGTGGGCAATGTCGTTGGCAGCAATCTTTTCAATATTCTATGTGTCCTCAGTTTGACATCCTTGGTTTCACCCAAGCCCATTCCCGTGGATCCGACGGCGATCGAGTTTGATATCCCGATCATGGTGGCCGTCGCCCTGATCTGCTTTCCCGTCTTTGCCACCGGCCACTTGGTCCGTCGATGGGAGGGCGGAATGTTGCTGGTCTACTATGTCGCCTACTCCGCCATCATCGTTTTGGCCGCAACAGCGTCACCGTTGATCGGATCACTCGGACCGATCGTTACCTATGGCGTCTTGCCGCTAACGATTCTCACTTTCGCCGCGACATTCTTTGTCGGCCGGCGAAAGTAG